One Cicer arietinum cultivar CDC Frontier isolate Library 1 chromosome 8, Cicar.CDCFrontier_v2.0, whole genome shotgun sequence DNA segment encodes these proteins:
- the LOC101511186 gene encoding uncharacterized protein — protein sequence MAASFRWLLQLHKDVPKAARFYSEGLDFTVNVCTLRWAELQSGPLKLTLMHSPIDQTTQKKEYSSLLSFTVTDINSTVTKLMALGAELDGPIKYEVHGKVAAIRCIDGHVLGLYEPA from the exons ATGGCAGCGTCGTTCAGGTGGTTATTACAACTACACAAAGACGTTCCAAAAGCCGCTCGTTTCTACTCAGAAGGCTTAGACTTCACAGTCAACGTTTGCACTCTCCGTTGGGCCGAACTTCAATCCGGTCCACTTAAACTCACTCTCATGCATTCCCCCAT tgACCAAACCACGCAGAAGAAGGAATACTCCTCGCTTTTGTCATTCACAGTGACAGATATCAATAGTACTGTGACTAAACTTATGGCACTAGGAGCTGAACTTGATGGACCTATCAAATATGAAGTTCATGGAAAG GTTGCAGCTATAAGGTGCATTGATGGACATGTCTTAGGCCTCTATGAACCTGCTTAA
- the LOC101511507 gene encoding uncharacterized protein At5g41620, whose product MMKSVEREAEKKENLGEKLRREVLLVGKRKNKAPSTPLPSSSTKLWLFSHNNNINNKHCCSSSGGGATIFHNHQTLPTTTVSARKLAAALWEFSHYYFPLFQMHRPVNNAAAADSRLRRRHYTLHKDKAPDISNFIADASPSSPDQPASTNSLRKHVAASLMQHHRAIERNNHALQPLSPASYGSSMEMTPYNPAATPSSSLDFKGRIGEPHYSLKTSTELLKVLNRIWSLEEQHASNISLIKALKTELDHTRIRVKELLRDRQADRREVDDLMKQIAEDKLVRKSKEQDRLHAAVQSVRDELEDERKLRKRSESIHRKLARELSEMKSSLTNALKDLEQERTRRKLLEDLCDEFARGINDYEQEVHALKQMSDKDWVQRADQDRLVLHISESWLDERMQMQLEAAQNGFVDKNSIVDKLSLEIETFLKAKLNSRSMETIAVRDRRNSLESVPLNDAVSAPQDMGDDDDDSVGSDSNCFELNKPSNRGAKVHEEETVDINLDETLKSNHKKKKPIPREGFKNHIPSSLQVKFEEQMAWAMSSNSNKKSQSIDAEEGKSIDTRPVEGTIISEEPEHFEISENGGFERKNNPSELHSSSKNHIMDNLIRGQLLASEGGNMHTEHNNYGEASCSNAGWRNQASPVRQWMASLDISSEASKVHSGSKDNTLKAKLLEARSKGQRSRLKAMKGSF is encoded by the exons ATGATGAAAAGTGTGGAAAGAGAAGCGGAAAAGAAggaaaatttaggagaaaagtTGAGGAGAGAGGTATTATTGGTAgggaaaaggaaaaataaagcaCCTTCTACTCCATTACCCTCTTCTTCTACTAAACTTTGGCTTTTTAgtcacaataataatattaataacaaaCACTGTTGTAGTAGTAGTGGTGGTGGTGCTACCATTTTTCACAACCACCAAACACTACCTACCACCACCGTCTCTGCTCGGAAGCTCGCCGCGGCACTCTGGGAATTTAGCCACTATTACTTCCCTCTCTTTCAAATGCATCGTCCCGTCAATAACGCTGCTGCCGCCGATTCAAGACTTCGCCGCCGCCATTATACGCTTCATAAGGATAAAGCTCctgatatttcaaattttatagcCGATGCTTCTCCTAGTTCCCCTGATCAG CCAGCTAGCACAAACAGTTTGAGGAAGCATGTTGCAGCATCCCTTATGCAACATCATCGGGCAATTGAGAGAAACAACCATGCATTACAACCCCTATCTCCCGCAAGTTACGGTAGCTCCATGGAG ATGACACCTTATAATCCTGCAGCCACTCCTAGTAGTTCCTTGGACTTCAAGGGAAGGATCGGGGAGCCACATTATAGTCTCAAAACGTCTACAGAACTGTTAAAAGTGTTAAATAGAATATGGAGCTTGGAAGAACAGCATGCTTCTAACATATCATTAATAAAAGCATTAAAAACAGAGCTAGATCATACACGTATCAGGGTCAAAGAGTTGCTTCGAGACCGACAGGCAGATCGACGTGAGGTTGATGACCTAATGAAACAAATTGCAGAGGATAAATTGGTCAGGAAGAGTAAGGAACAGGACCGACTCCATGCTGCTGTTCAATCTGTGAGGGACGAACTCGAGGATGAGAGGAAATTAAGAAAACGGTCAGAGAGCATACACAGGAAACTAGCTCGGGAGCTTTCTGAGATGAAGTCTTCTCTCACTAATGCTCTAAAAGACTTGGAGCAAGAGAGAACAAGAAGGAAATTATTGGAAGATCTCTGTGATGAATTTGCTAGAGGTATAAATGATTATGAGCAGGAGGTGCATGCACTGAAACAAATGTCTGATAAGGATTGGGTTCAGAGGGCTGATCAGGATCGTTTGGTACTCCACATATCTGAATCATGGCTGGATGAACGTATGCAAATGCAACTGGAAGCAGCTCAGAATGGTTTTGTGGATAAGAATTCCATAGTTGATAAACTAAGCCTTGAAATAGAGACTTTTCTTAAAGCTAAACTAAATAGTAGGAGTATGGAAACTATAGCGGTAAGGGATCGCCGGAATTCGTTGGAGTCTGTACCACTGAATGACGCTGTTAGTGCACCACAAGACATGggcgatgatgatgatgattctGTGGGCAGTGATTCAAATTGTTTCGAATTGAACAAGCCAAGCAACAGGGGAGCTAAAGTACACGAGGAAGAGACTGTGGACATAAATCTTGACGAGACTTTGAAATCCAACCACAAGAAGAAAAAACCAATACCACGAGAAGGGTTTAAAAATCATATCCCATCTAGCTTGCAAGTGAAGTTTGAAGAACAAATGGCTTGGGCCATGTCATCTAATTCAAATAAGAAGTCCCAGTCAATTGATGCAGAGGAGGGGAAATCCATAGATACAAGGCCAGTTGAAGGAACTATAATATCTGAAGAACCTGAACACTTTGAAATTAGTGAAAATGGtggttttgaaagaaaaaacaaccCAAGTGAATTGCACAGCTCaagtaaaaatcacataatggaTAATCTCATAAGAGGTCAACTTTTGGCATCAGAGGGTGGTAACATGCACACCGAACATAATAATTATGGTGAGGCATCCTGCAGCAATGCTGGATGGAGGAATCAGGCAAGCCCTGTGAGGCAGTGGATGGCAAGTCTTGATATATCTTCTGAAGCTTCCAAAGTGCATTCAGGATCAAAGGACAATACTTTGAAAGCAAAGCTTCTTGAAGCAAGATCAAAGGGGCAGCGGTCGCGATTGAAGGCTATGAAAGGGTCCTTTTAG
- the LOC101511832 gene encoding cation/H(+) antiporter 18 — MTSNTTSGNVCPPPMKPTSNGAFQGDNPLDYALPLAILQICLVLVVTRGLAYLFRPLRQPRVIAEIVGGILLGPSALGRNKSYLNAVFPPKSLTVLDTLANLGLIFFLFLAGVELDPKSLRKTGGRVLAIATAGISLPFALGIGSSFVLKATIAKDVNTSAFVVYMGVALSITAFPVLARILAELKLLTTSVGRMAMSAAAVNDVAAWILLALAVALSGNSQSPLVSLWVFLGGCGFVVCSILIVLPIFKWMAQKCHEGEPVEELYICATLAAVLAAGFVTDAIGIHAMFGAFVFGILVPKDGPFAGALVEKIEDLVSGLLLPLYFVSSGLKTNIATIQGLQSWGLVIFVTFTACFGKIVGTIVACLLCKVSFNESLVLGFLMNSKGLVELIVLNIGKERKVLNDQTFAIMVLMALFTTFMTTPLVMAVYKRKARISDYKYRTIERKNANSQLRILVCFHGARNIPSVINLIEISRGIQKRDALCVYAMHLKEFSERSSSMLMVQKVRKNGLPFWNKGPRADSDHVIVAFEAYQQLSQVSVRPMIAISSMANIHEDICSTAERKSAAVIILPFHKQQRLDGSLDITRSDFRLVNKRVLDNAPCSVGILVDRGLGGTCHVSASNVSYSIVVLFFGGGDDREALAYGARMAEHPGIRLVVVRFLVEPNIVGEITRVDIGDSSSSKPISEDDEFLAEFRLKTTNDDSVIYGEKIVKDAAETVATIREFNCCNLFVVGLRPTGELTCALERNDSSELGPVGGLLASQDYSTTASVLVMQQYRNDMPINLVQEME; from the exons ATGACTTCCAATACTACATCTGGAAATGTTTGTCCGCCGCCGATGAAACCCACATCTAATGGTGCATTTCAGGGAGATAACCCTCTTGATTATGCACTTCCCTTGGCTATTTTACAGATATGCCTTGTTCTTGTAGTCACAAGGGGACTGGCCTATCTTTTTAGACCTTTAAGGCAACCACGAGTTATTGCAGAGATTGTT GGAGGAATACTACTTGGGCCATCTGCGCTTGGACGGAATAAAAGCTATCTCAATGCAGTTTTCCCACCCAAGAGTCTTACAGTATTAGATACTCTAGCAAACCTTGGCCTTatcttctttctatttttagccGGCGTAGAGTTAGATCCGAAATCTCTGCGGAAAACTGGAGGCCGAGTCCTTGCCATTGCCACGGCTGGAATAAGCTTACCGTTTGCACTAGGCATTGGTTCATCGTTTGTTCTGAAAGCAACGATTGCCAAAGATGTAAATACTTCTGCATTTGTTGTATATATGGGTGTTGCTCTGTCTATAACCGCATTTCCTGTATTAGCTCGTATTTTGGCTGAGTTAAAACTTCTAACGACCAGTGTTGGAAGAATGGCTATGTCGGCTGCAGCAGTTAATGATGTAGCAGCCTGGATTCTTCTTGCTCTGGCTGTCGCCTTATCAGGCAATAGCCAATCTCCACTTGTGTCACTGTGGGTCTTCTTAGGTGGGTGTGGTTTTGTCGTTTGTTCGATCCTCATTGTCCTTCCTATTTTCAAATGGATGGCTCAGAAATGCCATGAAGGCGAGCCGGTCGAAGAGTTATACATATGTGCTACATTAGCTGCTGTTCTGGCTGCTGGATTTGTCACAGATGCTATTGGAATTCATGCCATGTTTGGCGCATTTGTTTTCGGAATTTTGGTTCCAAAAGACGGACCATTTGCAGGTGCTCTTGTAGAGAAAATAGAAGATCTTGTGTCTGGTCTATTGCTCCCACTCTATTTTGTGTCAAGTGGATTGAAGACCAACATTGCCACCATTCAAGGGCTGCAATCGTGGGGCCTTGTAATTTTTGTTACATTTACTGCGTGTTTTGGGAAGATTGTCGGGACTATTGTTGCATGTCTTTTATGTAAAGTATCTTTTAATGAGTCTTTAGTGTTGGGATTCTTGATGAATAGTAAAGGCTTGGTTGAATTAATTGTCCTCAACATCGGTAAAGAAAGAAAG GTTTTGAATGATCAGACTTTTGCCATTATGGTTCTCATGGCTCTCTTTACTACCTTCATGACTACTCCTCTTGTGATGGCTGTGTATAAGAGAAAGGCAAGAATATCTGATTACAAGTACAGAAcaattgaaaggaaaaatgcaAACAGCCAACTTAGGATTCTTGTCTGCTTCCATGGTGCAAGGAATATTCCATCGGTGATAAATCTGATCGAAATTTCAAGAGGAATCCAGAAGCGCGACGCACTCTGTGTGTATGCAATGCACCTTAAAGAATTTTCCGAGAGGTCCTCATCGATGCTAATGGTACAAAAGGTAAGAAAAAATGGGTTGCCGTTTTGGAATAAAGGTCCCCGTGCAGATTCTGACCATGTTATTGTAGCATTTGAGGCTTACCAGCAACTAAGCCAAGTGTCTGTCCGGCCAATGATAGCAATCTCATCAATGGCTAACATTCACGAAGACATTTGTTCAACCGCAGAGAGAAAGAGCGCCGCAGTCATTATTCTTCCGTTTCATAAGCAACAAAGATTAGATGGTTCACTAGACATTACAAGAAGCGATTTTCGATTGGTTAACAAAAGGGTACTCGATAATGCACCGTGCTCAGTTGGAATTCTTGTTGATCGTGGGCTTGGTGGTACATGCCATGTGTCTGCAAGTAATGTTTCCTATTCCATTGTTGTGCTATTCTTTGGCGGTGGTGATGACCGAGAAGCCCTTGCTTATGGAGCTCGTATGGCCGAGCACCCTGGAATAAGATTAGTGGTTGTTCGATTCTTAGTGGAACCTAATATTGTAGGAGAGATTACAAGAGTTGACATTGGAGACTCTTCTAGCAGTAAACCAATCTCAGAGGATGATGAGTTCCTTGCGGAATTTAGGCTGAAAACAACCAATGATGACTCTGTTATCTATGGGGAGAAAATTGTAAAAGATGCTGCAGAAACCGTTGCTACTATCCGTGAGTTTAATTGCTGCAACCTATTTGTTGTGGGTCTAAGACCAACCGGTGAACTTACCTGTGCT